The genomic segment CAGGTTGATTTATAATGATATAAGTATGAAAGATTCATTAACATAAAAGTATGTAATTATGAAAAGAATTCATTATTTCGCTATGTGCGCATTCTTAGTATTGGGGTGCAAACAAAATTCTCAACTTTCTGACAAAGAAATAAATAGTATCAAATCAGAAGTTATTGCTTCTATGCATAAAGCATTTGAAAATGAAAAAAGCCTTGATGCCGAAAAGGCAACTCATTTGTATATTGACAATGGAGACTTCGTATTTGGTGGGGATGGATATTTAATCACGGATTACAGTTACTTGCAAAAAGATTTTAAAGATTTTTTATCGTCAAATCAAAAGTGGTTGGATTTGAATATTCATAATGAATATGTTTATGTAATATCCAAAGATGCCGCAGCTTATTCTTTTGAATTTGACTGGAAAATATTGAGAAAAGACGGCGATACTTTAAGGTGTAAGAATGGATCTTGGACATTTGTTTTAAGAAAAATTGAAGACGAGTGGCGATCCGTTCATTGTAACGGAGCACATATATTTGAATAATAAAAATCTTTGAGAACCTATTGAATGAATAAGAAAAT from the Methanofastidiosum sp. genome contains:
- a CDS encoding SnoaL-like domain-containing protein encodes the protein MKRIHYFAMCAFLVLGCKQNSQLSDKEINSIKSEVIASMHKAFENEKSLDAEKATHLYIDNGDFVFGGDGYLITDYSYLQKDFKDFLSSNQKWLDLNIHNEYVYVISKDAAAYSFEFDWKILRKDGDTLRCKNGSWTFVLRKIEDEWRSVHCNGAHIFE